TTGGGCAGACTGGAGCACACCGCTCTCCTTTAGCAACGCCGACCTCACCCAACAGGATTTCTCAGGGCAGAGCTTACAGGCTGCGGAACTGTCCAATGCCAACCTAGAGCTCACCGATTTTTCAAATGCTGATCTGCGGGGAGCTGTGTTGAGTGCCTCGGTGCTAACCAAAACCAATCTGCATGGGGCAGACTTGACCAATGCCATGGCAGATCAGTCCAAGTTCTTTGATACCGACTTGAGTGATGCCGTGTTAGTCGAGTCCATTTTGCTGGGATCTACCTTTGAACAGGTAGATATCACCGGAGCAGACTTTAGTGATGCTATTCTAGATCGGCTGCAGGTCAAGGAATTTTGCGCCTACGCTACTGGAACTAATCCAACCACCGGCATCAAAACCCGAGACTCCTTGGGTTGCCGGTAGACCAGCATCCTGCCGTTTTCCCTCGCCTATGGATATCTCTACGATGCGATCGCCAGATTCTAGCTCTGCTGCCCTGTCTTCTGCGCCGGTTTATCAGGTTGGGGTGATTGGGGGAGGGCAGCTTGCCTGGATGATGGAGCGAGGGGCAAGGGCCTTAGACCTGGGTCTACGCGTTCAGACCCCCCAGCCGACGGATCCAGCGGTGGCGATCGCTCGGGGCGTGGTCTATGGAGCCATTGATGATGCTGAGGCCACGGCTCGGCTCGCGCAGCAATGTCAGGTGATTACCTTTGAGAATGAGTTCATTGATCTAGCCGCGTTGACGGCCCTAGAGCAGCAGGGCATCCTGTTTCGTCCCTCTCTAGCCGCCCTCACCCCCCTGTTAGACAAGTACGATCAGCGGCGCTACCTGCGAGACCATGGTCTACCCACACCAGACTTTGTTGCCTTGCCCCAAGTCGTAACAGCGGACGATCTAATGCAGTTGGGACTCCCCGTCGTCCTCAAAGCTCGGCGACATGGCTATGACGGCCAGGGTACGAAAATTTTGCGCGATCGCTCCCAGGTATCCGCCGCTCTAGAGTTGATTCAACAATCCCAAACCGACTGGCTGCTGGAGACCTTTATTCCCTTCCAGCGGGAGTTAGCCATTATGGTGGCACGCTCGGTGACGGGAGAGGTGGTGACCTATCCTGTGGTGGAAACTCAGCAGGTGGATCAAATTTGTCGGCGAGTGGTGGCAGTGGGGGATCTACCCGAGGTGGTGGTGCAGCAAGCTGAAGCGATCGCCCGCCAGCTGATGACCAGCCTAGAGATGGTGGGGATCATGGGCATTGAAC
This genomic stretch from Candidatus Obscuribacterales bacterium harbors:
- a CDS encoding 5-(carboxyamino)imidazole ribonucleotide synthase: MDISTMRSPDSSSAALSSAPVYQVGVIGGGQLAWMMERGARALDLGLRVQTPQPTDPAVAIARGVVYGAIDDAEATARLAQQCQVITFENEFIDLAALTALEQQGILFRPSLAALTPLLDKYDQRRYLRDHGLPTPDFVALPQVVTADDLMQLGLPVVLKARRHGYDGQGTKILRDRSQVSAALELIQQSQTDWLLETFIPFQRELAIMVARSVTGEVVTYPVVETQQVDQICRRVVAVGDLPEVVVQQAEAIARQLMTSLEMVGIMGIELFLTADQQILVNETAPRTHNSGHYSLDACQTSQFEQHLRAVAGLPLGDASLTVPGAVMVNLLGTDIPEAAYADRLRSLSALPQSRLYWYTKAPRPGRKLGHITMTCPQTRTEERRAYADAMIQRVETMWYAP
- a CDS encoding pentapeptide repeat-containing protein, coding for MNITTALLSILAAIAIWGVSLPAWADWSTPLSFSNADLTQQDFSGQSLQAAELSNANLELTDFSNADLRGAVLSASVLTKTNLHGADLTNAMADQSKFFDTDLSDAVLVESILLGSTFEQVDITGADFSDAILDRLQVKEFCAYATGTNPTTGIKTRDSLGCR